One part of the Theropithecus gelada isolate Dixy chromosome 5, Tgel_1.0, whole genome shotgun sequence genome encodes these proteins:
- the NAP1L5 gene encoding nucleosome assembly protein 1-like 5, translating into MADSENQGPAEPSQAAAAAEAAAEEVMAEGGAQGGDCDSAAGDPDSAAGQMAEEPQTPAENAPKPKNDFIESLPNSVKCRVLALKKLQKRCDKIEAKFDKEFQALEKKYNDIYKPLLAKIQELTGEMEGCAWTLEGEEEEEEEYEDDEEEGEEEEEEEAAAEAAAGAKHDDAHAEMPDDAKK; encoded by the coding sequence ATGGCCGACTCGGAAAACCAGGGGCCTGCGGAGCCTAGCcaggcggcggcagcggcggagGCAGCGGCGGAGGAGGTAATGGCGGAAGGCGGTGCGCAGGGTGGAGACTGTGACAGCGCGGCTGGTGACCCTGACAGCGCGGCTGGTCAGATGGCTGAGGAGCCCCAGACCCCTGCAGAGAATGCCCCAAAGCCGAAAAATGACTTTATCGAGAGCCTGCCTAATTCGGTGAAATGCCGAGTCCTGGCCCTCAAAAAGCTGCAGAAGCGATGCGATAAGATAGAAGCCAAATTTGATAAGGAATTTCAGGCTCTGGAAAAAAAGTATAATGACATCTATAAGCCCCTACTCGCCAAGATCCAAGAGCTCACCGGCGAGATGGAGGGGTGTGCATGGACcttggagggggaggaggaggaggaagaggagtacGAGGATGacgaggaggagggggaagaggaggaggaggaggaggctgcagcagaGGCTGCCGCGGGGGCCAAACATGACGATGCCCACGCCGAGATGCCTGATGACGCCAAGAAGTAA